A genome region from Purpureocillium takamizusanense chromosome 8, complete sequence includes the following:
- a CDS encoding uncharacterized protein (TransMembrane:12 (i16-40o60-77i89-108o128-149i161-181o193-217i301-323o335-354i366-385o397-424i436-455o467-485i)~COG:U~EggNog:ENOG503PNDS) gives MKTLSMTLLPPGSRRLYTLCLHLAVGASIWGYNIGILSSILVHPGWRAALGGSPSASQRGLITGIYYLGTFLSYVLLSHPLADWLGRRYAALAGTMVLCLGAVVMASVRDGGSSTGGGGGGGAVAAMAWGRWICGVGVGVVSTTVPLYQSEVSPAKERGKFVTMNHVGFITGLATGLWVGYGMTFWKGPQGEFWGWRVSILIQLLPAIVFAVGLPFLPDTPRWLVEKGHMERARKVLFWLRDGTTSREAITHELHAISADVESRHTALASASSTTTTTTSSSPFVALTLSLFREPALFARLWRAFLLQFMAQMCGATAMKYYLPALLKALGVETRVALMAGAAEMTVKIGMTVLEMWVIDRFGRRACLVGGSLVMGVAMLINGALPLAFPNNANKAADVVCIAFIFIYAMGYSLGLGPAAWVYSSEIFPTSVRARGLNFAASGGSIGSIIVAQAWPVGLAHLGSGIYFFFMAVNFICVPVIWMLYPETKGRALEDMDSLFGKATDSRFHSSAYLQLDGSEAGDEWTGDHAGTSGTSSGRARPRNQRRGNTEQDEEEDAPLLSR, from the exons ATGAAGACCCTGTCCATGACCCTGCTGCCCCCGGGCAGCCGCCGGCTGTACACACTCTGCCTtcacctcgccgtcggggccTCCATATGGGGCTACAACATCGGCATCCTGTCCTCGATCCTGGTGCACCCGGGCTGGAGggccgcgctgggcggctcgccgtcggcgtcgcagcgCGGGCTCATCACGGGCATCTACTACCTCGGCACGTTCCTGTCGTACGTGCTGCTGTCGCACCCGCTGGCGGACTGGCTCGGCAGGCGGTacgccgcgctggcgggcaCGATGGTGCTGTGTCTCGGTGCGGTGGTCATGGCCAGTGTGAGGGAcggaggcagcagcaccggcggcggcggaggaggaggggccgtggccgccatggcgtggGGGAGGTGGATTtgcggcgtgggcgtgggagTCGTGAGCACGACGGTGCCGCTCTATCAGAGTGAGGTGTCGCCAGCCAAGGAACGAGGCAAGTTCGTCACCATGAACCACGTCGGATTCATCACGGGACTCGCCACTGGCCTTTGGGTCGGCTATGGCATGACGTTTTGGAAAGGCCCCCAGGGCGAGTTCTGGGGCTGGAGGGTGTCTATCCTGATCCAGCTGTTGCCGGCCATCGTCTTCGCTGTCGGATTGCCCTTTCTCCCCGATACACCGCGATGGCTCGTCGAAAAGGGCCACATGGAGCGCGCCCGCAAGGTCCTCTTCTGGCTTCGCGATGGTACCACCTCCCGCGAGGCCATCACTCACGAGCTGCACGCCAtcagcgccgacgtcgagtccCGCCACACGGCcctcgcctccgcctcgtctaccaccaccaccacgacgtcatcatcgcccttcGTCGCGCTGACGCTGTCGCTCTTCCGCGAgcccgccctcttcgcccgCCTCTGGCGCGCCTTCCTGCTGCAGTTCATGGCGCAGATGtgcggcgccaccgccatgAAGTACTACCTGCCCGCGCTGCTCAAGGCGCTCGGCGTGGAGACGCGCGTCGCCctcatggccggcgccgcggagaTGACGGTCAAGATTGGCATGACGGTCCTCGAGATGTGGGTGATTGACCGGTTCGGGAGGAGGGCAtgcctcgtgggcggcagtCTGGTCATGGGCGTCGCGATGCTG ATCAACGGAGCGTTGCCGCTGGCCTTCCCCAACAATGCcaacaaggccgccgacgtggtgTGCATCgccttcatcttcatctACGCCATGGGCTACAGCCTCGGTCTCGGACCCGCCGCATGGGTATACAGTTCCGAG ATCTTCCCCACGTCGGTCCGCGCCCGTGGCCTCAACTTTGCCGCCTCGGGCGGTTCCATCggcagcatcatcgtcgcgcaggccTGGCCCGTCGGACTGGCGCAtctcggcagcggcatctacttcttcttcatggccGTCAACTTCATCTGCGTACCT GTCATCTGGATGCTTTACCCAGAGACAAAAGGCCGTGCTCTCGAGGACATGGATAGCCTTTTCGGCAAAGCAACCGATTCTCGGTTCCACAGCTCAGCTTACTTGCAGCTAGATGGCTCTGAGGCAGGCGATGAGTGGACGGGAGACCATGCTGGCACCTCGGGGACGTCTTCGgggcgagcgcgcccgcgcaaCCAACGCAGGGGAAACACAGagcaggacgaagaggaggatgCGCCACTCCTGAGTCGGTAG